A single Apostichopus japonicus isolate 1M-3 chromosome 11, ASM3797524v1, whole genome shotgun sequence DNA region contains:
- the LOC139975509 gene encoding succinate dehydrogenase [ubiquinone] iron-sulfur subunit, mitochondrial-like isoform X2, translating to MWNPKEKVVRLAQTASAPQQENEQRLKKFSVYRWNPEKPGDKPRMQTYDVDLNSCGPMVLDALVKIKNEMDPTLTFRRSCREGICGSCAMNINGTNTLACISRIDTSQNKATKIYPLPHMYVIKDLVPDMNNFYAQYKSIQPYLQRKEEIKYGEQQFLQSIEDRDKLDGLYECIMCACCSTSCPSYWWNGDKYLGPAVLMQAYRWMIDSRDELQAERLSQLQDKFSVYRCHTIMNCTRTCPKGLNPGKAIAEIKKLLSSSKKTAAAASA from the exons ATGTGGAACCCTAAGGAAAAG GTTGTTCGACTGGCTCAAACAGCATCAGCACCACAACAAGAAAATGAGCAGAGGTTGAAGAAATTTTCAGTTTACAGATGG AATCCCGAAAAGCCTGGTGACAAACCTCGTATGCAGACATATGATGTTGACTTAAATAG TTGTGGACCAATGGTCTTGGATGCCCTAGTTAAGATCAAGAATGAAATGGACCCTACCTTGACCTTTAGGAGGTCGTGTCGGGAAGGTATCTGTGGTTCTTGTGCCATGAACATCAATGGAACCAACACTCTGGCCTGCATCAG CCGCATCGACACCTCTCAGAACAAAGCAACCAAAATCTATCCACTTCCACACATGTATGTTATCAAGGACTTGGTACCA GATATGAATAATTTCTATGCCCAGTATAAATCTATTCAGCCATACCTGCAAAGGAAAGAGGAGATTAAATATGGTGAACAGCAGTTTCTGCAGTCAATTGAAGACAGGGATAAACTg gACGGTCTGTATGAATGTATCATGTGCGCATGCTGCAGCACCTCCTGTCCCAGCTACTGGTGGAATGGAGATAAATACCTCGGACCAGCCGTTCTCATGCAGGCCTATAGGTGGATGATCGACAGCCGAGACGAGCTTCAAGCTGAACGTCTGTCCCAACTCCAGGATAAGTTTTCTGTTTACCGATGCCATACCATCATGAATTGCACAAGGACTTGTCCCAAG GGCCTGAATCCAGGCAAAGCTATTGCTGAGATAAAGAAATTGCTATCCTCCTCCAAGAAGACTGCTGCAGCAGCCTCCGCTTAA
- the LOC139975509 gene encoding succinate dehydrogenase [ubiquinone] iron-sulfur subunit, mitochondrial-like isoform X1: MALISTRSIGQLLQSQGRFFPAQVVRLAQTASAPQQENEQRLKKFSVYRWNPEKPGDKPRMQTYDVDLNSCGPMVLDALVKIKNEMDPTLTFRRSCREGICGSCAMNINGTNTLACISRIDTSQNKATKIYPLPHMYVIKDLVPDMNNFYAQYKSIQPYLQRKEEIKYGEQQFLQSIEDRDKLDGLYECIMCACCSTSCPSYWWNGDKYLGPAVLMQAYRWMIDSRDELQAERLSQLQDKFSVYRCHTIMNCTRTCPKGLNPGKAIAEIKKLLSSSKKTAAAASA, from the exons ATGGCTTTAATATCTACCAGAAGTATTGGACAACTTCTTCAGTCCCAGGGAAGATTTTTTCCTGCTCAG GTTGTTCGACTGGCTCAAACAGCATCAGCACCACAACAAGAAAATGAGCAGAGGTTGAAGAAATTTTCAGTTTACAGATGG AATCCCGAAAAGCCTGGTGACAAACCTCGTATGCAGACATATGATGTTGACTTAAATAG TTGTGGACCAATGGTCTTGGATGCCCTAGTTAAGATCAAGAATGAAATGGACCCTACCTTGACCTTTAGGAGGTCGTGTCGGGAAGGTATCTGTGGTTCTTGTGCCATGAACATCAATGGAACCAACACTCTGGCCTGCATCAG CCGCATCGACACCTCTCAGAACAAAGCAACCAAAATCTATCCACTTCCACACATGTATGTTATCAAGGACTTGGTACCA GATATGAATAATTTCTATGCCCAGTATAAATCTATTCAGCCATACCTGCAAAGGAAAGAGGAGATTAAATATGGTGAACAGCAGTTTCTGCAGTCAATTGAAGACAGGGATAAACTg gACGGTCTGTATGAATGTATCATGTGCGCATGCTGCAGCACCTCCTGTCCCAGCTACTGGTGGAATGGAGATAAATACCTCGGACCAGCCGTTCTCATGCAGGCCTATAGGTGGATGATCGACAGCCGAGACGAGCTTCAAGCTGAACGTCTGTCCCAACTCCAGGATAAGTTTTCTGTTTACCGATGCCATACCATCATGAATTGCACAAGGACTTGTCCCAAG GGCCTGAATCCAGGCAAAGCTATTGCTGAGATAAAGAAATTGCTATCCTCCTCCAAGAAGACTGCTGCAGCAGCCTCCGCTTAA